A genomic window from Algoriphagus sp. Y33 includes:
- the rfbB gene encoding dTDP-glucose 4,6-dehydratase codes for MGKSILITGGAGFIGSHVVQLFVEKYPDYMIVNLDALTYAGNLENLKAVEGASNYIFEKADIQDAAALTAILEKHNITDVIHLAAESHVDRSITDPLAFVKTNVFGTVNLLNAAKEFWKENLTDHLFYHVSTDEVYGSLHDGGFFLETTPYDPQSPYSASKASSDHFVRAYANTYKMKTVISNCSNNYGPNHFPEKLIPLCIHNIKNNKPLPVYGKGENVRDWLFVKDHARAIDTVFHKGKEGETYNIGGFNEWKNIDIVKLLCAKMDEKLGREAGTSEKLITYVKDRAGHDLRYAIDATKIHEELGWEPSLQFEEGIELTIDWYLDNQDWLDHVTSGAYQEYYAKHYNN; via the coding sequence ATGGGCAAATCAATTTTGATCACAGGTGGAGCCGGATTTATCGGCAGCCACGTTGTACAACTATTCGTCGAGAAGTATCCGGATTATATGATTGTCAATCTGGACGCATTGACTTATGCAGGGAATCTTGAGAATCTGAAAGCTGTAGAAGGGGCTTCAAATTACATCTTTGAAAAAGCAGATATTCAGGATGCAGCTGCACTAACAGCAATACTTGAAAAACATAACATTACTGATGTAATTCATCTGGCGGCTGAATCTCATGTGGACAGATCCATCACAGACCCCTTGGCATTTGTGAAAACAAATGTGTTTGGAACGGTGAATTTGCTGAATGCTGCGAAGGAATTTTGGAAAGAAAACCTTACTGACCATTTGTTCTACCACGTGTCCACAGATGAAGTGTATGGGTCACTGCATGACGGTGGATTCTTTTTGGAAACTACCCCATACGATCCGCAGTCACCATATTCTGCCTCAAAGGCTTCATCCGATCATTTTGTCAGGGCTTATGCCAATACATATAAAATGAAAACGGTGATATCTAACTGTTCAAATAATTATGGGCCGAATCATTTTCCCGAGAAATTGATTCCGCTTTGTATTCACAATATCAAAAACAACAAACCACTGCCCGTATATGGAAAGGGTGAGAATGTTAGGGACTGGCTTTTTGTAAAAGATCATGCAAGAGCAATTGATACAGTTTTCCATAAAGGAAAAGAAGGAGAGACCTACAATATTGGTGGTTTCAATGAGTGGAAAAATATTGATATCGTAAAGCTACTTTGTGCCAAAATGGATGAGAAGCTTGGCAGAGAGGCAGGAACTTCAGAGAAATTGATCACTTATGTAAAAGATCGTGCGGGGCATGATTTGCGCTATGCAATTGATGCTACGAAGATTCATGAAGAATTGGGGTGGGAGCCTAGTTTACAGTTTGAAGAAGGAATTGAGCTTACAATAGATTGGTATCTTGATAACCAAGATTGGTTGGATCATGTGACTTCGGGAGCTTATCAGGAATATTATGCCAAACACTACAACAATTAA
- a CDS encoding histone H1, protein MSKFSEVSELVNSLKDDFEKFYEKGNQAAGTRVRKGMQDLKNMAQDIRKEVQDMKNAG, encoded by the coding sequence ATGAGCAAATTTAGTGAAGTAAGCGAACTGGTGAATTCTCTTAAAGACGATTTTGAGAAGTTCTATGAAAAGGGAAATCAAGCTGCCGGTACACGAGTAAGAAAAGGAATGCAGGACTTGAAGAACATGGCCCAAGACATCCGTAAAGAAGTTCAGGACATGAAGAATGCAGGTTGA
- a CDS encoding aminotransferase class I/II-fold pyridoxal phosphate-dependent enzyme: MDLFAKLKMNMGPLGKHSEFADGYFSFPKLEGEIAPRMKFQGKNVLTWSLNNYLGLANHPEVRKADADAAAEYGAAYPMGARMMSGQTSLHEQLEDELAAFVKKEKAYLLNYGYQGIMSVIDSLLDRKDVVVYDSECHACIIDALRMHLGKRYVFPHNDIENCEKQLERATKLANETGGGILVITEGVFGMTGDQGKLKEIVELKKKFEFRLLIDDAHGFGTMGKTGAGTDEEQGVQDQVDLYFSTFAKSMASIGAFIAGDPEVILFLRYNMRSQIFAKSLPMLLVKGALKRLELLKTQPELKDNLWKIVGALRKGLHENGFSTGKSNSPVTPVVLNGTVGEAASLTQDLRENYGIFCSVVIYPVVPKGMIILRLIPTAVHTLEDVEETVTAFAAIKEKLTSGVYKNSKLAMSFGE; encoded by the coding sequence TTGGATCTATTTGCAAAATTAAAAATGAACATGGGCCCCTTGGGCAAACACTCTGAGTTTGCAGACGGCTATTTCTCCTTCCCAAAACTCGAAGGGGAAATTGCTCCAAGAATGAAATTTCAGGGGAAGAATGTTCTAACCTGGAGTTTGAATAATTACCTAGGCCTCGCAAATCATCCTGAAGTACGTAAAGCTGATGCGGACGCTGCCGCTGAATACGGTGCCGCCTACCCGATGGGAGCACGTATGATGTCAGGACAAACCAGTCTTCACGAACAACTAGAGGATGAATTGGCCGCTTTTGTCAAGAAAGAGAAAGCCTATTTATTGAATTACGGATACCAAGGTATCATGTCTGTGATAGACTCGCTTCTTGATAGAAAAGATGTCGTAGTATATGATTCGGAATGCCATGCCTGTATCATCGATGCCCTTAGAATGCACTTGGGTAAGCGATATGTCTTCCCTCATAATGACATTGAGAATTGCGAAAAACAGTTAGAACGGGCAACCAAACTTGCCAATGAAACCGGCGGAGGAATTCTTGTGATCACTGAAGGTGTTTTTGGAATGACCGGAGATCAGGGCAAGCTGAAAGAAATTGTTGAACTTAAGAAGAAGTTCGAGTTCAGATTGCTGATTGACGATGCGCATGGTTTTGGTACTATGGGTAAAACAGGCGCCGGAACAGATGAAGAACAGGGTGTACAGGATCAGGTCGATCTTTACTTCTCCACATTTGCAAAGTCAATGGCCAGCATAGGAGCATTCATTGCAGGTGATCCTGAAGTGATTTTATTCTTGAGATACAATATGCGCTCTCAAATTTTTGCCAAGTCTCTTCCGATGCTTCTGGTAAAAGGTGCATTGAAGCGTCTTGAGTTGCTGAAAACTCAACCTGAACTGAAAGATAACCTTTGGAAAATTGTAGGAGCCCTTAGAAAAGGACTTCATGAGAATGGTTTCAGCACAGGCAAATCAAATTCTCCTGTCACTCCAGTGGTGCTTAACGGTACAGTTGGCGAGGCTGCTTCACTGACCCAGGACCTACGTGAAAACTACGGAATATTTTGCTCTGTGGTCATTTATCCTGTAGTGCCAAAAGGAATGATTATATTGAGACTAATCCCTACTGCTGTTCATACACTGGAAGATGTAGAGGAAACGGTGACTGCATTCGCAGCAATAAAAGAGAAACTGACTAGTGGAGTGTATAAAAACTCTAAGCTGGCAATGTCCTTTGGAGAGTAA
- a CDS encoding TlpA disulfide reductase family protein, whose protein sequence is MNRINGVVFLVLISFFSCGQKQANDGNVLITGTIENAPSGEIILSQFTDSRPIVLDTLQLDKKGKFSYEVALEAPTFYELNMYGEKLIRLALYKEDVKVNYDFSNPESLAIEGSQDSKEMLKIEQLMEDYQTKVNQLNESYYQAMSDNDTEAIKQIQTEAMALESNQSSEVKNVINSMGDSFASLAAIGLLNPKNEFQFMDSLVAKLDGKYPETKTIVQLKQQLDEMRVLSMGQIAPEIELPNPEGETVKLSDLRGKYVMIDFWAAWCKPCREENPNVVALYNEYKEKGFEVFGVSLDRTKEAWVEAIAEDGLTWTQVSDLKYFNSAAAELYQISAIPATYLIDPDGKIIGKDLRGPSLRAKLEEVFD, encoded by the coding sequence ATGAATAGAATAAACGGAGTAGTTTTCCTTGTCCTTATATCCTTCTTCTCCTGCGGGCAGAAGCAGGCAAATGATGGAAATGTATTAATCACAGGAACTATTGAAAATGCGCCATCCGGAGAGATAATACTTTCCCAATTCACGGATAGTCGCCCAATAGTACTGGATACACTTCAGTTGGATAAAAAAGGTAAGTTTAGCTATGAAGTTGCTTTGGAAGCTCCGACTTTCTACGAGTTGAATATGTATGGGGAAAAGCTGATCCGGCTTGCGTTATACAAAGAGGACGTCAAAGTAAACTATGATTTTTCCAATCCCGAAAGTCTGGCTATTGAAGGCTCTCAGGATTCTAAAGAAATGCTGAAAATCGAACAATTGATGGAAGATTATCAGACAAAAGTCAATCAGCTGAATGAGTCATATTATCAAGCGATGAGTGATAATGATACAGAGGCAATCAAGCAGATTCAGACTGAAGCCATGGCGTTGGAAAGCAACCAGTCGTCTGAAGTGAAGAATGTGATCAACAGTATGGGAGATAGCTTTGCATCCTTGGCTGCGATAGGTCTATTAAATCCGAAGAATGAGTTTCAGTTTATGGACAGTTTGGTAGCCAAGCTTGACGGGAAGTATCCTGAGACAAAAACTATTGTTCAACTGAAGCAACAGTTGGATGAGATGAGAGTGCTTTCTATGGGACAGATTGCTCCGGAGATCGAACTTCCGAATCCTGAAGGCGAAACTGTAAAGCTTTCTGATTTGCGCGGAAAATATGTGATGATAGATTTCTGGGCGGCTTGGTGTAAGCCTTGCCGTGAAGAAAATCCCAATGTGGTCGCACTTTATAATGAATACAAGGAAAAGGGTTTTGAGGTATTTGGGGTGTCTTTGGACCGTACCAAAGAGGCTTGGGTGGAGGCAATCGCAGAGGATGGATTGACTTGGACTCAAGTCTCTGATTTAAAATATTTTAATTCAGCCGCTGCTGAGCTATATCAGATTTCTGCGATTCCCGCTACTTATTTGATCGATCCGGATGGTAAAATCATTGGGAAAGATCTTCGGGGTCCAAGTTTGAGAGCCAAGTTAGAGGAAGTTTTTGACTGA
- a CDS encoding acetyl/propionyl/methylcrotonyl-CoA carboxylase subunit alpha gives MTEIKKILIANRGEISLRIMRTAREMGIATVAVYSEADRLSPHVLFADEAVCLGPSPSSQSYLLGDKIISVCKELEVDAIHPGYGFLSENADFARKVRQAGMIFIGPSPESIEVMGSKLAAKQAVARYDIPLVPGTEEAISDLSEAKSRAAEIGYPILIKASAGGGGKGMRIVENEAEFEEQMHRAVSEAQSSFGDSAVFIEKYINSPRHIEIQVLGDQQGNIVYLFERECSIQRRHQKVIEEAPSSVVSPEMRKAMGAAAVGVAKACDYYGAGTVEFIVDEQLNFFFLEMNTRLQVEHPVTEMITGKDLVREQILIAGGKPLSFAQEDLKINGHALEVRVYAEDPGNNFLPDIGKLETYRRPQGAGIRVDDGFEEGMDIPIYYDPMIAKLITHAEDRTSAIEKMVRAIEDYKIVGIQTTLGFCKFAITHPAFVSGSFDTKFVENYFNPEVLADEFSDSELELISALAVEFFTKNKYTGHLPSESIANKESAWRNRLQ, from the coding sequence ATGACCGAAATCAAGAAAATACTAATTGCAAATAGAGGGGAAATCAGTTTGCGTATTATGCGAACCGCCAGAGAAATGGGCATTGCCACAGTTGCGGTCTACAGCGAGGCAGATAGACTTTCTCCCCATGTGTTGTTTGCTGATGAAGCAGTTTGTCTGGGACCTTCTCCTTCTTCGCAGTCGTATTTGCTGGGAGATAAAATCATTTCAGTTTGTAAAGAACTGGAGGTGGATGCCATTCATCCCGGATATGGATTTCTTTCTGAGAATGCTGATTTTGCCAGAAAGGTAAGGCAAGCAGGTATGATTTTTATCGGCCCATCACCGGAATCTATTGAGGTAATGGGAAGTAAACTGGCAGCTAAGCAAGCAGTGGCTAGGTATGACATTCCTTTGGTACCGGGTACGGAAGAAGCCATTTCTGATCTCTCTGAGGCAAAATCCCGTGCAGCGGAAATCGGCTATCCCATCTTGATCAAGGCCAGCGCAGGCGGAGGGGGCAAAGGGATGAGGATAGTGGAGAATGAAGCGGAATTTGAAGAGCAAATGCATCGGGCGGTGAGTGAAGCCCAATCCTCATTTGGTGACAGTGCCGTTTTTATAGAAAAGTATATCAACTCTCCCAGACATATAGAGATCCAAGTGCTGGGAGATCAGCAGGGTAATATAGTCTATTTATTTGAACGGGAGTGCTCCATTCAGCGTAGGCACCAAAAAGTGATAGAAGAAGCTCCTTCATCAGTGGTCTCTCCCGAGATGAGAAAGGCCATGGGAGCAGCGGCAGTAGGCGTAGCCAAGGCTTGTGATTATTATGGTGCCGGCACTGTGGAATTCATCGTTGATGAGCAATTGAATTTCTTTTTTCTTGAGATGAATACAAGGCTTCAGGTGGAGCATCCTGTGACGGAAATGATTACAGGAAAGGATCTGGTACGTGAGCAAATTTTAATTGCCGGGGGCAAACCGCTTTCTTTTGCCCAAGAGGATCTGAAAATTAATGGACATGCTTTGGAAGTAAGGGTTTATGCAGAGGATCCGGGAAATAATTTCCTTCCTGATATAGGGAAACTTGAAACCTATAGACGTCCGCAGGGCGCAGGGATTCGGGTAGATGATGGATTTGAGGAGGGAATGGATATCCCCATCTATTATGATCCTATGATAGCCAAGTTGATAACCCATGCGGAAGACCGAACCTCAGCTATCGAGAAGATGGTGCGGGCGATTGAGGATTATAAGATTGTAGGCATTCAGACAACTCTTGGTTTTTGCAAATTTGCAATCACACACCCAGCCTTTGTAAGTGGATCTTTTGACACAAAATTTGTTGAGAACTACTTCAATCCTGAGGTTCTCGCGGATGAATTTTCTGATTCTGAATTGGAATTGATCTCTGCCTTGGCTGTTGAGTTCTTTACCAAGAATAAGTATACAGGACATTTGCCGTCGGAATCAATTGCCAACAAAGAATCAGCTTGGAGAAATAGGTTACAATAA
- a CDS encoding M1 family metallopeptidase: MQINLVKPIYGLFLLMVLSSGTFAQTGRFQQAADYQMDVEMDVNTNQYKGTQVLVYTNNSPDTLHRVFYHLYYNAFQPGSMMDERSRNIADPDRRVGDRISKLKPDEIGYLRVNSLTMNGKAVEYKEVGTILEVELREPILPNSDVKFEMDFSGQVPLQIRRSGRDSEEGVRFSMSQWYPKMSEYDEQGWHANPYIGREFYGIWGDFDVKITIDKTYMLGGTGYLQNPNEIGHGYEDEGTKVPQTKGDKLTWHFKAPKVHDFMWAADPKYRHDKVEMTNGITVHHLYIPTNDVTANWEKLKEYTPKAIEYMSEHFGQYPYKQFSVIQGGDGGMEYPMSTLVTGGRNLNSLVGVMVHELAHSWFQGVLATNEALYPWMDEGFTSYATSLAMSAIFRPSEAPLRGSYMGYYRLVSSGKEEPMSTHADHYHTNAAYSTAAYAKGAVFLAQLGYIIGDEVRDKGMLSYFNTWGFKHPNVNDFVRVMEKESGLELDWYKEYFVYTTKTIDYGIKKVTAQGEQTDITLERIGLMPMPIDVVITYTDGSSEMVYLPLEIMRGEKSPEASAATRIISEDWPWTNLTKTITINKKMETIKSIEIDPSKRLADINEDNNKVEY, translated from the coding sequence ATGCAGATTAATTTGGTTAAGCCTATTTACGGGCTTTTTCTTTTAATGGTACTTAGCAGCGGAACCTTTGCCCAAACGGGAAGATTCCAGCAGGCTGCTGACTATCAGATGGACGTCGAGATGGACGTTAATACAAATCAGTATAAAGGGACTCAGGTACTGGTTTATACCAATAATTCACCGGATACTTTACACCGTGTATTCTATCATCTGTACTACAATGCATTTCAACCAGGCAGTATGATGGATGAAAGATCCAGGAACATTGCCGATCCGGATCGCAGAGTTGGTGATCGCATCAGTAAATTAAAACCTGATGAAATAGGTTATTTAAGGGTAAATAGCTTAACGATGAACGGAAAAGCTGTTGAATATAAAGAAGTGGGGACTATTTTGGAAGTGGAGCTTAGAGAACCTATTCTACCCAACTCTGATGTCAAATTTGAAATGGATTTTAGCGGACAAGTTCCTTTGCAGATTCGGAGATCGGGAAGAGACAGTGAGGAAGGTGTGAGGTTTTCCATGTCTCAATGGTATCCCAAGATGTCTGAATATGACGAGCAGGGCTGGCATGCAAATCCTTATATCGGACGTGAATTTTATGGCATTTGGGGTGATTTTGATGTGAAAATCACTATCGACAAAACGTATATGCTGGGTGGAACCGGATATTTACAGAATCCAAATGAAATAGGTCATGGGTATGAGGATGAAGGAACAAAAGTTCCACAAACCAAAGGCGATAAGCTGACTTGGCATTTCAAGGCACCTAAAGTTCATGATTTTATGTGGGCTGCTGATCCCAAATACCGTCACGATAAGGTAGAAATGACCAATGGTATTACTGTCCATCACCTGTATATTCCCACCAATGATGTCACGGCAAACTGGGAGAAACTGAAAGAATATACTCCCAAGGCTATAGAATATATGTCTGAACATTTTGGGCAATACCCATACAAGCAGTTCTCTGTAATCCAGGGTGGAGATGGTGGAATGGAGTATCCTATGTCCACACTTGTGACCGGCGGCCGCAACCTTAATAGTCTGGTAGGAGTAATGGTGCATGAATTGGCCCATAGCTGGTTTCAGGGAGTATTGGCGACTAACGAAGCGCTTTATCCTTGGATGGATGAAGGATTCACAAGTTATGCCACATCTCTTGCTATGTCAGCTATCTTTAGGCCGAGTGAAGCACCTCTAAGAGGTTCGTATATGGGGTATTATAGATTGGTGAGCTCAGGGAAGGAAGAACCCATGAGCACACATGCTGATCACTACCATACCAATGCGGCCTACAGTACTGCTGCCTACGCCAAAGGCGCTGTTTTTTTAGCTCAACTGGGTTACATCATCGGTGATGAAGTCAGAGACAAAGGAATGTTGAGCTACTTTAATACCTGGGGTTTTAAGCATCCCAATGTAAATGATTTTGTCCGTGTAATGGAAAAGGAAAGTGGGTTGGAGTTGGATTGGTACAAGGAATACTTTGTGTACACGACCAAAACCATTGATTACGGTATCAAGAAGGTGACCGCACAGGGTGAGCAAACAGACATTACGTTGGAGCGGATAGGACTTATGCCTATGCCTATAGATGTGGTGATTACCTATACAGACGGTAGTTCAGAGATGGTCTACTTACCTTTGGAAATCATGAGAGGAGAAAAATCTCCTGAAGCCAGTGCTGCGACGAGGATTATTTCGGAAGATTGGCCTTGGACTAATCTGACCAAGACAATTACAATCAACAAAAAAATGGAGACTATTAAATCTATTGAGATTGATCCCAGCAAAAGACTAGCGGATATCAATGAGGATAATAATAAGGTGGAGTATTAA
- a CDS encoding NAD-dependent epimerase: MKYLVTGTAGFIGFHVAKQLLKRGDEVVGLDIVNDYYDINLKYARLDSMGIRRSLVKKGEVVQSDNIRGYRFIQLDLSVKAPLEQLFAQEKFDVVIHLAAQAGVRYSLTNPEVYIESNIVAFLNILECCRFHPVKHLVYASSSSVYGSNEKMPFSTSDSVDHPISLYAASKKSNELMAHTYSHLFNIPTTGLRFFTVYGPWGRPDMALFLFTEAILKDEPIQVFNYGNMKRDFTYIDDIVKGVIKVADRPATPNAEFDGQNPDPGSSKAPYKVYNIGNSAPVLLMDYIHAVEKGLGKEAKMNMLPMQPGDVPASHADVSDLVRDTGYKPDTPIDQGVKSFTDWYLDYYKK; this comes from the coding sequence ATGAAGTACCTGGTCACCGGAACTGCCGGATTTATAGGATTTCACGTTGCAAAGCAACTTTTGAAGAGGGGAGATGAAGTAGTTGGGTTGGATATAGTCAATGACTACTACGATATCAATCTGAAATATGCCCGCTTGGACAGTATGGGAATTAGACGAAGTTTGGTCAAGAAAGGTGAAGTAGTCCAGTCGGACAATATCCGGGGCTATAGATTTATTCAGTTAGATCTATCCGTCAAAGCACCCCTTGAGCAACTTTTTGCCCAAGAGAAATTTGATGTGGTAATTCATCTGGCTGCACAGGCGGGTGTACGCTATTCATTGACAAATCCGGAAGTGTACATTGAGAGCAATATCGTGGCTTTCTTGAATATATTGGAATGCTGCCGCTTTCATCCGGTCAAGCATCTGGTATACGCTTCTTCCAGCTCTGTCTATGGATCGAATGAAAAAATGCCTTTTTCCACCTCCGACTCGGTAGATCACCCCATTAGTTTGTATGCAGCCTCCAAGAAATCGAATGAATTAATGGCTCATACCTACAGCCATCTTTTTAACATTCCCACAACCGGATTAAGGTTTTTCACGGTCTATGGCCCTTGGGGAAGACCGGATATGGCATTGTTTCTGTTTACTGAAGCCATATTGAAAGATGAACCAATCCAGGTATTCAACTATGGCAATATGAAGCGGGACTTTACTTACATAGATGACATCGTAAAAGGTGTGATTAAAGTTGCAGATAGGCCGGCTACCCCAAATGCTGAGTTTGACGGCCAAAACCCTGATCCCGGAAGTTCTAAGGCACCTTATAAAGTGTATAATATCGGAAATTCTGCTCCGGTTTTGTTGATGGATTATATCCATGCGGTAGAAAAGGGATTGGGTAAGGAAGCGAAAATGAATATGCTCCCTATGCAGCCGGGCGATGTGCCTGCTTCGCATGCTGATGTTTCGGATTTGGTTAGGGATACAGGCTATAAGCCGGACACACCCATTGATCAAGGTGTAAAATCTTTCACCGATTGGTATTTAGACTACTACAAAAAATAA
- the proC gene encoding pyrroline-5-carboxylate reductase yields the protein MISKVNIAIIGCGNLGASIANGLLRREDFAPKNLTLTKRHVDSLGDFAALGVNVQTDNSSAAANADIIILGVKPYNIAPILNEIKPSLDPKKQLIISLATGITLAEMYQVIEHQSVAFRAMPNIAADIQESVTCICAENASPEQIKLVSELFDAIGFTIPIDESLMEAATVLGACGIAYVLRFMRAMIQGGIQIGFDSVTASKIVNQTVKGAAELMIQKNMHPEAAIDKVTTPKGCTIVGLNEMEHQGFSSAMVRGVIASYEKIAK from the coding sequence ATGATTTCGAAAGTAAATATAGCCATCATTGGCTGTGGCAATCTGGGAGCGTCTATCGCAAATGGTCTACTAAGAAGGGAGGATTTTGCCCCGAAGAATCTTACGCTTACCAAAAGACACGTAGATAGTCTCGGTGATTTTGCTGCACTTGGTGTAAATGTTCAAACTGATAATAGCTCTGCAGCCGCAAACGCCGACATCATAATCCTTGGTGTAAAACCCTACAACATCGCTCCCATTCTCAACGAAATCAAACCTTCTCTTGATCCCAAAAAACAACTTATCATTTCGCTGGCCACCGGAATCACCCTTGCTGAAATGTATCAAGTAATCGAGCATCAATCTGTGGCTTTCCGGGCTATGCCAAATATTGCTGCGGATATCCAGGAATCAGTTACCTGCATCTGTGCAGAGAATGCAAGTCCTGAGCAAATAAAACTTGTATCAGAATTATTTGATGCAATTGGGTTCACTATTCCAATTGACGAAAGTCTAATGGAAGCGGCAACGGTCCTGGGTGCTTGTGGGATTGCCTATGTACTGAGGTTTATGCGGGCAATGATTCAGGGAGGGATACAAATCGGTTTTGATTCGGTGACGGCAAGCAAGATCGTAAATCAAACCGTAAAAGGAGCAGCTGAACTGATGATTCAAAAAAACATGCATCCGGAAGCAGCGATAGATAAAGTAACTACTCCGAAGGGTTGTACCATAGTAGGGTTGAATGAAATGGAACACCAGGGCTTCAGTTCGGCAATGGTTAGAGGAGTCATTGCCAGTTATGAAAAAATAGCGAAATAG
- a CDS encoding glycosyltransferase family 4 protein, which produces MPKLIRITTVPISLKLLLAGQMKFIREQGWDVLMVSADGRELPQVIKAEGARHEIIPFTRKITPFQDLKCLWQLYQLIKKEQPDIVHTHTPKAGLLGMIAAKLAGVQVRIHTLAGIPYMAAEGGKRGLLEKIERLTYSNATHVWPNSNGLKNFVIENNLCPKEKLTVIGKGSSNGVNLDNFNRGVLKENHLVAATMRILPGEDDFIILSVGRLVKDKGIQELVDAFLSSKIVSKSKLVLLGSFEQDLNPLNPETIKIITDHPRIVQIDWSDHVAHYLALADVLVHPSHREGFPNVLLEAGAMELPVICSDIIGNTDVITQQKTGLIFPVKNVEILKEALEFAYVKRDKMAELADNLFLEVCGNYERTKVQNEIFAQYQTALNSADKAK; this is translated from the coding sequence ATGCCGAAACTTATTCGAATCACCACTGTTCCGATATCCCTCAAGTTATTACTTGCCGGGCAAATGAAGTTTATAAGGGAGCAGGGTTGGGATGTATTGATGGTAAGTGCCGATGGTAGAGAGCTTCCTCAAGTAATCAAGGCTGAAGGAGCTAGGCATGAGATTATTCCATTTACCCGTAAAATCACTCCTTTCCAAGACTTGAAATGTCTGTGGCAACTGTATCAGTTGATCAAAAAAGAGCAACCTGATATCGTGCATACACATACCCCGAAAGCCGGTCTCTTGGGGATGATTGCCGCAAAGTTGGCTGGAGTGCAGGTGAGAATCCACACACTTGCGGGTATTCCCTACATGGCTGCAGAAGGAGGCAAAAGAGGACTGCTGGAGAAAATAGAAAGATTAACTTATTCCAATGCCACCCATGTCTGGCCCAATTCCAATGGGCTGAAGAATTTTGTAATAGAGAATAACCTCTGTCCTAAGGAGAAATTGACCGTAATTGGCAAAGGGTCTTCCAATGGAGTGAATCTGGATAATTTCAACCGGGGCGTTCTGAAAGAAAATCATCTGGTAGCTGCTACAATGCGGATTCTACCGGGAGAGGATGATTTTATTATACTTTCGGTTGGGAGATTGGTTAAGGACAAAGGGATCCAGGAATTGGTAGATGCTTTCCTAAGTTCGAAGATCGTAAGCAAATCCAAGCTGGTACTTCTAGGCAGCTTTGAGCAGGACCTAAACCCGCTTAATCCGGAAACCATAAAAATCATAACCGATCACCCTAGAATTGTTCAGATAGATTGGTCGGATCATGTTGCCCATTACCTTGCATTGGCTGATGTACTTGTCCACCCTTCTCATCGAGAGGGATTTCCTAATGTTCTTTTAGAAGCAGGAGCTATGGAACTGCCTGTAATTTGCTCTGATATCATTGGCAATACGGATGTGATTACACAGCAGAAAACAGGCCTGATTTTTCCCGTCAAAAATGTGGAAATATTGAAAGAAGCTTTAGAATTTGCCTATGTGAAGCGTGATAAAATGGCTGAATTGGCTGATAATCTATTTCTGGAAGTTTGCGGGAATTACGAGCGTACTAAGGTTCAGAATGAAATTTTTGCTCAATACCAAACTGCTTTAAACAGTGCAGATAAAGCTAAATAG